GTCGGTCGCCGGAGCGGGCAGGACAGGACGAGCCCGCTCATCTATCTCGACGACAGCCCGAACCTGGTCATCGTCGCGTCCAAGGGCGGGGTGGACGCGCACCCGTCCTGGTTCCACAACGTGATGGCGATGGACAGCACCGAGGTCGAGCTGCCGGGCGGGATCCGCAGGAGGGTGCGCCCGAGGGTCGCCGAGGGCGCCGAGCGCGAATCACTCTGGGCACGGCTCGTCGATCTGTACAAGCCGTACGAGGCCTACGCCACCCACACCGAGCGCCGGATCCCGGTGGTCGTGCTCGAACCGGCCTGACCCGAACTCACGCCAGCTGCGTCATCCAATCCATCGACGGACCGACGGCGAGTCCGCAGCCGCCCGATCACCAGGTCAGCTCCTGACAGCGGACCGCGCTCGTCGTCGACTCGACCTGCAGGGTGGCGTGTTCGATCTCGTATCGCTCCGCCAGCATCCGTTGCGCCGAGGCCAGCACGTCGTCCGTGCGGGTCTCGGCGTCGACGGTGAGGTGCGCGGCGAGCACCTCCATCCCGGAGGTGAGCGTCCAGACGTGCAGGTCATGCACCTCCGCGACGCCGGGCACGGCGCGAAGGCGGTCGGTCAACTCGCCGATATCCAGATCAGCCGGTGCCTGCTGGACGAGGATGCGCAGCGCTTGGCCCGCGAGTCGCAGGGTGCGCGGCACCACGAAGACGGCGATGGCCACCGCGACGATCGGGTCCGCCAGCGTCCAGCCGAAGAACAGGCTCGTCGCCGTGCCCAGCAGCACCCCGATGGAGGCGATGGTGTCGGCGAGAACCTCCAGGTAGGCACCTCGCATGTTGATGCTCTCCGAGGCCGCCGGACGCAATAACGCGAAGGCCACCAGGTTGGCCGCCAGGCCTGCGGCCGCCGCGATCATCACCGGACCCGCGGCGATCTCCGGCGGATCGGCGAGTCGCCCGACCGCCTCCACCAGGATGAAGCCTGCGACGCCGAGCAGCAGCACCGCGTTGGCCAGCGCCGCGAGCACCTCCAGCCGATAGAGCCCGAAGGTGCGCGAAGAACCTCCACCGCGTGCCTTCTTGGCCGAGGTACGAGCCGCGGTGATGGCGGCCAGCGCCATGCCGATGCCCAGCACGTCGGTGAGCATGTGTCCCGCATCGGACAACAGCGCCAACGAGGACGTGGCCAGGCCGACGATCACCTCGACCACTAGGAACACGAGCAGGACGCCGAATGCCCAGCCGAGTCGTTTCAGCTGCTTCTGCGATGCGCTGACTGCGGACACACCGTGCCCATGACCGTGACCCATGGCCAGAACATATAGTGACATGCGCATGAATGCAATCGATGTCGCTCTCATTCCGAGCACGCCACCCGGACGGCGCCATCGGGTGCGCGGCACCAGAACCGGACCCCCATCGCCGCCACCGAACCGACACGGCCCTGACCAGCGAGATCGTCTTGCGCAACCCAACAGGGCAGGCCCGAGCAAAGCACTGCTGGGCGTGCGCTAGGATTACTCCCGTCGCCACAAACGACATGCCGTCGTAGCTCAGGGGATAGAGCACTGCCCTCCGGAGGCAGGTGTCGCAGGTTCGATTCCTGCCGACGGCACACCGGAAACACGAAAATGCCCATGAGCCGCCACGCCGCGCTCATGGGCATTTTCGTTCTCGGACTCGATCCCTCTAAGGCAGCCGATGTCTTCGGTTGCCCCGACTCAGGCCGATGGTGCCGGATCCGGCGCAGGCTCCACGATCAACGGGTACACACCGTTCTCGTCGTGCACCTCCGCGCCGGTCACCGGCGGGTTGAACACGCAGACGGTACGCATCAGCGTCGTCGGGCGGAGCTGATGACGTTCGTTGCCGTCCAGGAGATACAGGGTGCCGGGCGACAGGGCGTGCACCTCGCCGGTCTCCTTGTTCAGCAGCTCGCCCTCGCCCTCCACGACGAAGACGGCTTCGACGTGATTGGCGTACCAGAAGTCGTTCACCGTCCCCGCGTAGAGGGTCGTCTCGTGCACCGAGAAACCGACGCCCTCCTTGGCCAGCACGATGCGCTTGCTGCGCCAGTTGGGGGTCTTCACATCCCGGTCGCCGTCCTCGATATCGACCACGGAACGCACGATCATCGCCGTCTCCACTCGCTTGCGCCGAACATTGCCGTCAACTCCGTCATGGGGCCGTCAACCCCGTCATGGAATGGTCACCAATCGACGGCCGTCCGCCTCGGCCGCTCGATGCCGTTCCACCTGTAGATCGGCCGCCGCCAGCGCCGTGGTCCTAGGCGGCACCGCGCCGTGGTCCCACGCCGAGACCAGCGGCGCGATCCTGGCCAGCATCTCCTGACGCAACACCGAGAACGACAACGCGGGATCGGCGTCCACCCTGCCGAGCAGCAGCCACCAGGCCCAGGCCGCTGCGCCCGCGTTGACCACGAAGTCCGGCATGACGGGGACTCCGCGCTCGGCGAGCCTGCGCTCCGCCGCCGGGGTGGTCGCGACGTTGGCTGCCTCGACGACCACGCCTGCGGCCACCGCGTCGGCGTTCTGTTCGGTGATCGCGTAGGAGACCGCCGCCGGGACGAGGAGATCCACCTCCACGCTGAGCACCGATTCCTTGGGCAGCCGAGCCACCCGCTCCGGCACCCGGCTTCGGTCGATCTCACCGAAGCGGTCCCGCGCCGCCAACAACGCGGGTATGTCCAGTCCGGCCGGGTCGTAGAGGGCCCCGGCCGCATCGGCGACCATCACGATCCGCAGTCCCGCCTCATGCAAATACCAGGCCGCACCGCCGCCCATGGTGCCGACGCCCTGCACGGCCACCGTCGTCTCCGAGGTCCGCCAGCCACGGGCGGCGGCCACCCCGAGGCAGCTCTGCGCGACGCCGTAACCGCCCACCACGTCGCCGAGCAGGTAGCCGCCCGGGACCGGGGAGTTCAATCCGGCCCGAACCCGTCGCAGGGTCAGCGCGGGGTTGACCGACCGGTGGATGGCCGCGTGGTAAGACTGGTCGAGCCCCAGTTCGCCGAAGATCTCGTCGATCACGTGCTGCGGAACGCCGAGGTCCTCGGCCGTGACCCAATGATCGTCCAGCCAGGGCCGCATCGCCTGTACGAAACGTCGCAGTACCCCGCGGGCTCGCGGGTCCTTCGGGTCGCAGTCGATACCGCCCTTGGCACCGCCCACCGGCAGATCG
This Actinoalloteichus hymeniacidonis DNA region includes the following protein-coding sequences:
- a CDS encoding ectoine synthase is translated as MIVRSVVDIEDGDRDVKTPNWRSKRIVLAKEGVGFSVHETTLYAGTVNDFWYANHVEAVFVVEGEGELLNKETGEVHALSPGTLYLLDGNERHQLRPTTLMRTVCVFNPPVTGAEVHDENGVYPLIVEPAPDPAPSA
- a CDS encoding cation diffusion facilitator family transporter, which gives rise to MGHGHGHGVSAVSASQKQLKRLGWAFGVLLVFLVVEVIVGLATSSLALLSDAGHMLTDVLGIGMALAAITAARTSAKKARGGGSSRTFGLYRLEVLAALANAVLLLGVAGFILVEAVGRLADPPEIAAGPVMIAAAAGLAANLVAFALLRPAASESINMRGAYLEVLADTIASIGVLLGTATSLFFGWTLADPIVAVAIAVFVVPRTLRLAGQALRILVQQAPADLDIGELTDRLRAVPGVAEVHDLHVWTLTSGMEVLAAHLTVDAETRTDDVLASAQRMLAERYEIEHATLQVESTTSAVRCQELTW
- a CDS encoding Glu/Leu/Phe/Val dehydrogenase dimerization domain-containing protein, translating into MALIDDDPLVRVTWTDRETGVRGYLVVHTLVSGLATGGTRMRAGCTLSEVEDLARGMAIKAAVFDLPVGGAKGGIDCDPKDPRARGVLRRFVQAMRPWLDDHWVTAEDLGVPQHVIDEIFGELGLDQSYHAAIHRSVNPALTLRRVRAGLNSPVPGGYLLGDVVGGYGVAQSCLGVAAARGWRTSETTVAVQGVGTMGGGAAWYLHEAGLRIVMVADAAGALYDPAGLDIPALLAARDRFGEIDRSRVPERVARLPKESVLSVEVDLLVPAAVSYAITEQNADAVAAGVVVEAANVATTPAAERRLAERGVPVMPDFVVNAGAAAWAWWLLLGRVDADPALSFSVLRQEMLARIAPLVSAWDHGAVPPRTTALAAADLQVERHRAAEADGRRLVTIP
- a CDS encoding nitroreductase/quinone reductase family protein encodes the protein MKPPPPSSPYWKFHRQLARFNKVVFRRTKGRLGGTFAGSPVLLLDHVGRRSGQDRTSPLIYLDDSPNLVIVASKGGVDAHPSWFHNVMAMDSTEVELPGGIRRRVRPRVAEGAERESLWARLVDLYKPYEAYATHTERRIPVVVLEPA